A stretch of Tripterygium wilfordii isolate XIE 37 chromosome 11, ASM1340144v1, whole genome shotgun sequence DNA encodes these proteins:
- the LOC120009328 gene encoding protein PUTATIVE RECOMBINATION INITIATION DEFECT 1-like isoform X2 — protein sequence MLHCFGILLNCHSNNSYDIIRDKYTLVANLVTGLQLPSEEIQSEILYILYKFSILQCASKDIDEEDVLSAFGSKLLHQSLDALAKTENDSVRLNCIALLTILAQRRIFGNISKSENITLSSDEADNFMQTTDEIDGASLYVLFAEAIKGPLLSSDNQVQISTLHLIFHCLSCEEDPAKPIQVLVKENIVDHVFEILRLAECKDPMVNSCLQVLNLFSAAEQAFRQRMVVGFTSLIPVLRYVTEIPFHPAQSQTLKLICNCVSDFPGIVSPSYMEELVLVLTRMFERHTEGEIGMLPETFILACTTFTALLKTSSSHGILKLALSVEEASKHALLSCLSTFRKDPNQFLHSLYLLKEAYAYSLGEISSNNPSNMELCDCIMDICSSQLLPWFVTVLNEMDEESVLGIMETFHFILLQSSDSQATKWANTLVSASWFSLSFGCLGLFPTENMKLRTYLMLSSLVDVLLGQNIGKSIRDAALYLPSDPVDLLFLLGQKRSLDMGFSSCQSAVLLILHASSLYDDRLADEKLVLSSLEQFILANGSDFLHEIDSLMMMQLVNLYGRYRGVGMMNYQIPFSPEAERIMFHLLTEKEWDLSSCIIHLVSLKWLFQQEKISKQLSSQLLTFCRLNSGNRADIIVHKKHSQTFNVNNIAELVIAGDNYVAPLLVCLLLQLAKEEGQGNDIIAVVNLMATIINIFPPASEYFCLHGIGNGVQAVLYNSIHSSSEIFKPISLLVLSILSLVHSETLSRDEAWVTVTIKLMDFLITTLDVEGWNCEGLEVIGILSLVLHHSTNKVLLEAAKAIIFNTSLISSINSMIRTACSKGPALFNCDEKTGMGEALIYMLLLFYFSLRSLHAVLPEFVDWHHFVDQSNLMQQLSTITIQCTDLCRLMHFGPPTVKLVASYCVLEIFTRLTEQVNRKKEELECSMDYQIATRAILEGLVFHSDIRVARNCAFCLSMIIGWEKLGMQETRFIAENRWCRLIVEEMAMSLAVPCLASKSFTNHHKSAVYITVALLKLQNVPRWMGLVFNDCCISNIIDNLSASNVSSELIFLFRELSNNDFVNTKQIGTLKQTLQACRKHLHMHNAQCVHANTYPKKTVATPEDLGEVHEYLIHLMSSEFLPDTDSRGREVRDKRLLEEIELFFKAFAVSENI from the exons atg CTTCACTGTTTTGGGATTCTATTGAACTGTCACTCGAACAATTCTTATGATATCATCAGGGACAAATATACCCTCGTAGCTAATCTGGTTACAGGTCTTCAATTACCAAG tgaagagatcCAGAGTGAGATCCTTTACATTCTGTACAAATTCTCCATCCTCCAATGTGCTTCTAAGGATATTGATGAAGAGGATGTTCTCAGTGCCTTTGGTTCAAAGCTCCTTCATCAGTCACTAGATGCCCTCGCTAAGACGGAAAATGATTCTGTTCGTTTGAACTGCATTG CATTGTTGACAATATTGGCTCAAAGAAGGATTTTTGGAAATATATCTAAAAGTGAGAACATTACCCTGAGTTCTGATGAAGCAGACAATTTTATGCAGACAACGGATGAAATAGATGGGGCTTCTCTGTATGTGTTATTTGCTGAGGCGATTAAAGGCCCACTGCTTTCATCTGACAACCAAGTCCAGATCAGCACCCTCCAtctaatttttcattgtttgtccTGTGAGGAGGATCCAGCGAAACCAATCCAAGTTTTGGTGAAAGAAAACATTGTGGACCATGTATTTGAAATTCTGAGATTGGCAG AATGTAAGGATCCGATGGTCAACTCTTGCCTCCAGGTTCTTAATCTATTTTCAGCTGCTGAGCAAGCCTTCCGACAAAGGATGGTTGTCGGATTTACTTCTTTGATTCCAGTTTTGCGTTATGTAACTGAAATTCCTTTCCATCCTGCTCAAAGTCAAACACTAAAGCTCATATGTAATTGTGTTTCTGATTTCCCTGGAATCGTATCACCTTCTTATATGGAGGAACTAGTTCTGGTTTTGACAAGAATGTTTGAGAGGCACACTGAGGGAGAAATAGGCATGCTTCCAGAAACATTCATATTGGCCTGCACAACTTTTACAGCTCTTTTAAAAACCTCATCTTCTCATGGGATTTTAAAACTGGCTCTATCAGTTGAAGAAGCATCAAAGCATGCCCTTTTATCCTGTCTAAGTACCTTCAGAAAAGATCCTAATCAATTTTTGCATTCCTTGTACTTACTTAAAGAGGCATATGCATACAGTTTGGGAGAGATCTCCTCCAATAACCCCAGTAACATGGAACTTTGTGATTGTATAATGGATATATGTTCTTCACAGTTATTGCCTTGGTTCGTGACAGTTCTCAATGAAATGGACGAGGAAAGTGTCCTAGGTATAATGGAAACTTTTCATTTTATACTGCTGCAGAGTTCAGATTCCCAGGCCACAAAGTGGGCAAATACTCTAGTTTCAGCTTCTTGGTTCAGCTTGTCATTTGGATGCTTAGGCTTATTCCCAACAGAAAACATGAAATTAAGGACATATCTAATGCTCAGTTCACTTGTTGATGTTCTTCTGGGTCAAAACATTGGTAAATCCATCAGAGATGCTGCTCTGTATCTTCCATCTGATCCTGTTGATTTGCTATTTCTGCTAGGGCAGAAAAGGTCCCTTGATATGGGATTCTCCTCTTGTCAATCAGCAGTTTTGCTGATTTTACATGCAAGTTCTTTGTATGATGATAG GCTTGCAGATGAGAAGCTGGTTTTATCTTCCTTGGAACAGTTTATTCTTGCAAATGGTAGTGACTTTCTACATGAAATTGATTCATTGATGATGATGCAACTGGTAAATCTTTATGGTCGCTATCGAGGTGTTGGGATGATGAATTACCAAATTCCGTTTAGTCCAGAAGCTGAGAGGATCATGTTCCATCTGTTGACTGAAAAAGAATGGGATTTGTCTTCCTGCATAATTCACTTGGTATCACTAAAATGGTTGTTTCAGCAAGAAAAAATCAGCAAGCAACTGTCTTCTCAACTCCTGACATTCTGCAGACTCAATAGCGGAAATAGGGCTGACATCATTGTCCACAAGAAACATAGCCAGACTTTTAATGTTAACAATATTGCAGAGTTGGTGATAGCAGGGGATAACTATGTAGCACCGCTTTTGGTATGCTTGTTGCTGCAACTTGCGAAAGAGGAGGGCCAAGGGAACGACATTATAGCAGTAGTAAATCTCATGGCAACAATCATTAACATTTTTCCACCTGCTTCAGAATACTTTTGTTTGCATGGCATAGGCAATGGAGTTCAGGCTGTTCTTTACAATTCAATCCATTCTTCATCAGAGATTTTCAAACCCATATCACTTTTAGTACTAAGCATTCTAAGTTTGGTGCACTCTGAAACACTTTCTCGTGATGAAGCTTGGGTTACTGTGACTATAAAG TTGATGGATTTCCTGATTACAACACTAGACGTGGAAGGCTGGAATTGTGAAGGTCTGGAAGTAATTGGCATCCTTTCCCTTGTTTTGCACCACTCAACCAACAAAGTCCTTCTAGAGGCTGCAAAAGCCATTATTTTCAATACTAGCTTGATCTCTTCAATCAACAGCATGATTCGTACAGCCTGCTCAAAGGGACCTGCATTGTTCAATTGCGACGAGAAGACAGGCATGGGTGAAGCTCTGATATATATGCTTTTACTATTCTACTTCTCTTTAAGAAG TTTGCATGCAGTTCTACCAGAGTTTGTCGACTGGCACCATTTTGTAGACCAATCAAATTTGATGCAGCAACTTTCCACTATCACCATCCAATGCACTGATTTATGCAGGCTTATGCATTTTGGGCCTCCTACAGTGAAGCTTGTTGCCTCATACTGCGTGTTAGAAATATTTACCAGACTAACTGAACAAGTAAATAGGAAAAAAGAAGAGTTAGAATGTTCAATGGATTATCAAATTGctacgagggctatactagaaGGCCTAGTTTTCCACAGTGACATCAGAGTGGCTAGGAATTGTGCCTTCTGCCTCTCAATGATAATAGGGTGGGAAAAACTGGGAATGCAGGAAACAAGATTCATTGCAGAGAATAGATGGTGCAGGTTGATAGTAGAAGAGATGGCAATGTCTTTGGCAGTTCCATGCTTAGCCTCTAAGTCTTTCACGAATCATCACAAATCCGCCGTTTACATAACTGTTGCATTGCTAAAGCTTCAGAATGTTCCAAGGTGGATGGGGTTGGTGTTTAATGATTGCTGCATATCCAATATAATTGACAATCTTTCAGCTAGCAACGTGAGCTCTgagttgattttcttattccGAGAGCTGTCAAACAATGATTTTGTAAACACCAAGCAGATTGGGACTCTAAAACAGACTCTCCAG GCATGCAGAAAACATTTGCACATGCACAATGCTCAATGTGTCCACGCAAATACCTATCCAAAGAAGACCGTGGCGACACCAGAAGATTTGGGGGAAGTGCATGAGTATCTCATTCACTTGATGTCTTCTGAGTTTTTGCCAGATACAGATTCCAGGGGAAGAGAAGTGAGGGATAAGAGGTTGTTAGAAGAGATAGAACTGTTTTTCAAGGCATTTGCAGTATCGGAGAATATCTAA
- the LOC120009328 gene encoding protein PUTATIVE RECOMBINATION INITIATION DEFECT 1-like isoform X1, translating to MKNLEPFNTTVHSAAPKVSLSLVSMSFPGSQDQHDLELGEAESSTPCPCSHGHTSTVSLQTDQGGSICLFCFSNLITDPLSLTIHVSYALSQLSQALSQPQFLHSLLSFHPHFLVSPLVRALSSLEDEAIARQVIDVIMALCADDSVHCEFVARVADIISSGSLAWSRRQVFMLHCFGILLNCHSNNSYDIIRDKYTLVANLVTGLQLPSEEIQSEILYILYKFSILQCASKDIDEEDVLSAFGSKLLHQSLDALAKTENDSVRLNCIALLTILAQRRIFGNISKSENITLSSDEADNFMQTTDEIDGASLYVLFAEAIKGPLLSSDNQVQISTLHLIFHCLSCEEDPAKPIQVLVKENIVDHVFEILRLAECKDPMVNSCLQVLNLFSAAEQAFRQRMVVGFTSLIPVLRYVTEIPFHPAQSQTLKLICNCVSDFPGIVSPSYMEELVLVLTRMFERHTEGEIGMLPETFILACTTFTALLKTSSSHGILKLALSVEEASKHALLSCLSTFRKDPNQFLHSLYLLKEAYAYSLGEISSNNPSNMELCDCIMDICSSQLLPWFVTVLNEMDEESVLGIMETFHFILLQSSDSQATKWANTLVSASWFSLSFGCLGLFPTENMKLRTYLMLSSLVDVLLGQNIGKSIRDAALYLPSDPVDLLFLLGQKRSLDMGFSSCQSAVLLILHASSLYDDRLADEKLVLSSLEQFILANGSDFLHEIDSLMMMQLVNLYGRYRGVGMMNYQIPFSPEAERIMFHLLTEKEWDLSSCIIHLVSLKWLFQQEKISKQLSSQLLTFCRLNSGNRADIIVHKKHSQTFNVNNIAELVIAGDNYVAPLLVCLLLQLAKEEGQGNDIIAVVNLMATIINIFPPASEYFCLHGIGNGVQAVLYNSIHSSSEIFKPISLLVLSILSLVHSETLSRDEAWVTVTIKLMDFLITTLDVEGWNCEGLEVIGILSLVLHHSTNKVLLEAAKAIIFNTSLISSINSMIRTACSKGPALFNCDEKTGMGEALIYMLLLFYFSLRSLHAVLPEFVDWHHFVDQSNLMQQLSTITIQCTDLCRLMHFGPPTVKLVASYCVLEIFTRLTEQVNRKKEELECSMDYQIATRAILEGLVFHSDIRVARNCAFCLSMIIGWEKLGMQETRFIAENRWCRLIVEEMAMSLAVPCLASKSFTNHHKSAVYITVALLKLQNVPRWMGLVFNDCCISNIIDNLSASNVSSELIFLFRELSNNDFVNTKQIGTLKQTLQACRKHLHMHNAQCVHANTYPKKTVATPEDLGEVHEYLIHLMSSEFLPDTDSRGREVRDKRLLEEIELFFKAFAVSENI from the exons ATGAAAAATCTTGAGCCATTTAACACTACCGTTCACTCTGCCGCGCCCAAAGTCTCTCTCTCCCTTGTGTCGATGTCTTTTCCCGGCTCACAAGATCAGCATGATCTGGAACTAGGAGAAGCAGAATCATCAACGCCATGTCCGTGCTCTCATGGTCACACCTCCACCGTCTCTCTGCAAACAGACCAAGGCGGCTCTATCTGCCTCTTCTGCTTCTCCAACCTCATCACtgatcctctctctctcactatcCATGTCTCCTACGCTCTCTCCCAGCTATCCCAGGCCCTCTCGCAGCCTCAATTCCTCCACTCCCTTCTCTCCTTCCACCCTCACTTCCTCGTCTCCCCTCTCGTTCGCGCCCTCTCATCCTTGGAGGATGAAGCAATCGCACGCCAGGTTATCGATGTTATCATGGCTCTATGCGCCGATGATTCTGTTCACTGTGAGTTCGTAGCAAGGGTCGCTGACATTATCTCATCTGGCTCGCTCGCGTGGAGCAGGCGCCAGGTTTTTATG CTTCACTGTTTTGGGATTCTATTGAACTGTCACTCGAACAATTCTTATGATATCATCAGGGACAAATATACCCTCGTAGCTAATCTGGTTACAGGTCTTCAATTACCAAG tgaagagatcCAGAGTGAGATCCTTTACATTCTGTACAAATTCTCCATCCTCCAATGTGCTTCTAAGGATATTGATGAAGAGGATGTTCTCAGTGCCTTTGGTTCAAAGCTCCTTCATCAGTCACTAGATGCCCTCGCTAAGACGGAAAATGATTCTGTTCGTTTGAACTGCATTG CATTGTTGACAATATTGGCTCAAAGAAGGATTTTTGGAAATATATCTAAAAGTGAGAACATTACCCTGAGTTCTGATGAAGCAGACAATTTTATGCAGACAACGGATGAAATAGATGGGGCTTCTCTGTATGTGTTATTTGCTGAGGCGATTAAAGGCCCACTGCTTTCATCTGACAACCAAGTCCAGATCAGCACCCTCCAtctaatttttcattgtttgtccTGTGAGGAGGATCCAGCGAAACCAATCCAAGTTTTGGTGAAAGAAAACATTGTGGACCATGTATTTGAAATTCTGAGATTGGCAG AATGTAAGGATCCGATGGTCAACTCTTGCCTCCAGGTTCTTAATCTATTTTCAGCTGCTGAGCAAGCCTTCCGACAAAGGATGGTTGTCGGATTTACTTCTTTGATTCCAGTTTTGCGTTATGTAACTGAAATTCCTTTCCATCCTGCTCAAAGTCAAACACTAAAGCTCATATGTAATTGTGTTTCTGATTTCCCTGGAATCGTATCACCTTCTTATATGGAGGAACTAGTTCTGGTTTTGACAAGAATGTTTGAGAGGCACACTGAGGGAGAAATAGGCATGCTTCCAGAAACATTCATATTGGCCTGCACAACTTTTACAGCTCTTTTAAAAACCTCATCTTCTCATGGGATTTTAAAACTGGCTCTATCAGTTGAAGAAGCATCAAAGCATGCCCTTTTATCCTGTCTAAGTACCTTCAGAAAAGATCCTAATCAATTTTTGCATTCCTTGTACTTACTTAAAGAGGCATATGCATACAGTTTGGGAGAGATCTCCTCCAATAACCCCAGTAACATGGAACTTTGTGATTGTATAATGGATATATGTTCTTCACAGTTATTGCCTTGGTTCGTGACAGTTCTCAATGAAATGGACGAGGAAAGTGTCCTAGGTATAATGGAAACTTTTCATTTTATACTGCTGCAGAGTTCAGATTCCCAGGCCACAAAGTGGGCAAATACTCTAGTTTCAGCTTCTTGGTTCAGCTTGTCATTTGGATGCTTAGGCTTATTCCCAACAGAAAACATGAAATTAAGGACATATCTAATGCTCAGTTCACTTGTTGATGTTCTTCTGGGTCAAAACATTGGTAAATCCATCAGAGATGCTGCTCTGTATCTTCCATCTGATCCTGTTGATTTGCTATTTCTGCTAGGGCAGAAAAGGTCCCTTGATATGGGATTCTCCTCTTGTCAATCAGCAGTTTTGCTGATTTTACATGCAAGTTCTTTGTATGATGATAG GCTTGCAGATGAGAAGCTGGTTTTATCTTCCTTGGAACAGTTTATTCTTGCAAATGGTAGTGACTTTCTACATGAAATTGATTCATTGATGATGATGCAACTGGTAAATCTTTATGGTCGCTATCGAGGTGTTGGGATGATGAATTACCAAATTCCGTTTAGTCCAGAAGCTGAGAGGATCATGTTCCATCTGTTGACTGAAAAAGAATGGGATTTGTCTTCCTGCATAATTCACTTGGTATCACTAAAATGGTTGTTTCAGCAAGAAAAAATCAGCAAGCAACTGTCTTCTCAACTCCTGACATTCTGCAGACTCAATAGCGGAAATAGGGCTGACATCATTGTCCACAAGAAACATAGCCAGACTTTTAATGTTAACAATATTGCAGAGTTGGTGATAGCAGGGGATAACTATGTAGCACCGCTTTTGGTATGCTTGTTGCTGCAACTTGCGAAAGAGGAGGGCCAAGGGAACGACATTATAGCAGTAGTAAATCTCATGGCAACAATCATTAACATTTTTCCACCTGCTTCAGAATACTTTTGTTTGCATGGCATAGGCAATGGAGTTCAGGCTGTTCTTTACAATTCAATCCATTCTTCATCAGAGATTTTCAAACCCATATCACTTTTAGTACTAAGCATTCTAAGTTTGGTGCACTCTGAAACACTTTCTCGTGATGAAGCTTGGGTTACTGTGACTATAAAG TTGATGGATTTCCTGATTACAACACTAGACGTGGAAGGCTGGAATTGTGAAGGTCTGGAAGTAATTGGCATCCTTTCCCTTGTTTTGCACCACTCAACCAACAAAGTCCTTCTAGAGGCTGCAAAAGCCATTATTTTCAATACTAGCTTGATCTCTTCAATCAACAGCATGATTCGTACAGCCTGCTCAAAGGGACCTGCATTGTTCAATTGCGACGAGAAGACAGGCATGGGTGAAGCTCTGATATATATGCTTTTACTATTCTACTTCTCTTTAAGAAG TTTGCATGCAGTTCTACCAGAGTTTGTCGACTGGCACCATTTTGTAGACCAATCAAATTTGATGCAGCAACTTTCCACTATCACCATCCAATGCACTGATTTATGCAGGCTTATGCATTTTGGGCCTCCTACAGTGAAGCTTGTTGCCTCATACTGCGTGTTAGAAATATTTACCAGACTAACTGAACAAGTAAATAGGAAAAAAGAAGAGTTAGAATGTTCAATGGATTATCAAATTGctacgagggctatactagaaGGCCTAGTTTTCCACAGTGACATCAGAGTGGCTAGGAATTGTGCCTTCTGCCTCTCAATGATAATAGGGTGGGAAAAACTGGGAATGCAGGAAACAAGATTCATTGCAGAGAATAGATGGTGCAGGTTGATAGTAGAAGAGATGGCAATGTCTTTGGCAGTTCCATGCTTAGCCTCTAAGTCTTTCACGAATCATCACAAATCCGCCGTTTACATAACTGTTGCATTGCTAAAGCTTCAGAATGTTCCAAGGTGGATGGGGTTGGTGTTTAATGATTGCTGCATATCCAATATAATTGACAATCTTTCAGCTAGCAACGTGAGCTCTgagttgattttcttattccGAGAGCTGTCAAACAATGATTTTGTAAACACCAAGCAGATTGGGACTCTAAAACAGACTCTCCAG GCATGCAGAAAACATTTGCACATGCACAATGCTCAATGTGTCCACGCAAATACCTATCCAAAGAAGACCGTGGCGACACCAGAAGATTTGGGGGAAGTGCATGAGTATCTCATTCACTTGATGTCTTCTGAGTTTTTGCCAGATACAGATTCCAGGGGAAGAGAAGTGAGGGATAAGAGGTTGTTAGAAGAGATAGAACTGTTTTTCAAGGCATTTGCAGTATCGGAGAATATCTAA